A stretch of Babesia bigemina genome assembly Bbig001, chromosome : III DNA encodes these proteins:
- a CDS encoding MYG1 protein, putative, translating to MKIGTHSGNFHCDEALAISILKLLPECKDATVVRTRDPDVLSTCSVVVDVGGVYDPSKGRFDHHQGSFDEYFDENHRVTRLSSAGLVYKHFAKRVFKEVYGVTDEANLNDIYLHVYDNLIQSIDAVDTGVPIADGNLRYEVNTSLPSRVGRLNPSWVETHVDVNKRFEQAMQITLEEFDYFVRNFIDVHLTAKTVFLQVYQKRFETHPSGLVIETPRGMPFFGRLYHLEEKENIPTDQRVAFYVNYEAATGQWRCSCVSERGQQFTCRRPFPERLAGLTNAELENASGIKGLTFIHRGRFTCGGLTKEAVLSLITLTLQEKN from the exons ATGAAGATTGGCACTCACAGTGGCAACTTCCATTGCGACGAGGCTCTGGCCATTTCCATTTTGAAGCTGTTGCCTGAGTGCAAAGATGCGACCGTCGTGCGCACGCGTGACCCGGACGTGTTGAGCACGTGCAgcgtcgtcgtcgacgtcgGAGGCGTCTACGACCCGAGCAAGGGGAG ATTTGACCACCACCAGGGGTCATTTGACGAAtacttcgacgagaacCACCGGGTGACCCGACTGAGTTCTGCTGGCCTCGTGTACAAGCACTTCGCCAAGCGCGTGTTCAAAGAGGTGTACGGTGTCACCGACGAGGCGAACCTGAACGACATTTACCTGCACGTATACGACAACCTGATCCAGTCCATTGACGCAGTCGATACCGGCGTGCCGATCGCCGATGGTAACCTGAGGTATGAGGTCAACACCAGCCTGCCTTCGCGGGTGGGTCGGCTGAACCCCTCGTGGGTCGAGACGCACGTCGACGTCAACAAGCGTTTTGAGCAGGCCATGCAAATTACGCTCGAGGAGTTCGATTACTTCGTCAGAAATTTCATTGACGTGCACTTGACCGCCAAGACAGTGTTTTTGCAGGTCTACCAGAAGCGGTTCGAGACCCACCCCTCGGGGCTGGTGATCGAGACTCCGCGGGGCATGCCTTTCTTCGGCAGGCTGTACCATTTGGAAGAGAAGGAGAACATCCCCACCGACCAGCGTGTGGCGTTCTACGTCAATTACGAGGCTGCAACGGGGCAGTGGAGGTGCAGCTGTGTCAGTGAACGCGGCCAGCAGTTCACCTGCAGGAGGCCCTTCCCCGAGCGTCTCGCCGGTCTCACCAACGCGGAGTTGGAGAATGCTTCTGGCATCAAGGGACTCACGTTCATTCACCGCGGCAGGTTCACCTGTGGTGGCCTGACCAAGGAGGCCGTGCTCAGCCTCATCACGCTCACTCTCCAAGAGAAGAACTAA
- a CDS encoding glycoprotease family protein, putative, which yields MNAVNLDGRLLIHSFVLAATCLLQLPVECVDCRARALAPSRSLLPLAQPGFLTRPSRPSPQRLLGARALPPTAHGTDVPSTYSEQVDYYEEHLRSQAPKPGSRYYILAIETSCDDACAAILSSDGDILAEERAGNPESLIKFGGIKPDELYRFHLEHLGSIIDRVVANAGVRMADVKRIAVTRGPGMTICLKAGYDAAAEISTRYGIPLVAENHLAGHCLSPFIKGHQFGISAGGDAHPSQELRYPFLSLLLSGGHSQIYVVEGPAKFHMLTDTMDTYAGNVLYKCAKELGLPISNGGGPSLEEAARKARGDPIFSMTEPCKDMAFTSFCFSGVHTQLRAMLARLRKEYGQDVTTKNPDVVNHLAYTCQEIVFQQVLRQLNKALDICDSLFGIDQLVVVGGKLLLRFSTLCAGVSCNERLRELIADLLRKRADSAGSRIRAFATRMYGNVKKAWPLKDFERNDADENILVRNLVDRMRGVRELPELLRLLWSHDLYPDLLQRREGIHLSVQHKNALYSALMQAYLSLLSDTEAYHLHRNLLDKSREREVDLQPDPRVLEELVNLERQQRSSLIAGRRHAKEEKREWQLFTTSGKYCTDNAVMVAHSLLEKHRAGLDGIPGSVFEHRVVDQWDLASRRHWEMLSNIALLHSLTHD from the exons ATGAACGCCGTTAATCTCGATGGCAGGCTCCTGATACACTCTTTCGTACTGGCGGCGACGTGTCTTCTACAGCTGCCCGTGGAGTGTGTCGACTGCCGGGCGCGCGCATTAGCTCCCAGCAGGAGCCTCCTTCCACTCGCGCAGCCGGGATTCCTCACCAGGCCGTCACGCCCGTCACCTCAGCGTCTGCTAGGTGCGCgggcgctgccgccaaccgCCCATGGAACGGATGTGCCGAGCACGTACTCCGAGCAGGTCGACTACTACGAGGAGCATCTGCGCAGCCAAGCGCCAAAGCCTGGATCCAGGTACTACATTCTCGCCATAGAGACCAGCTGCGACGATGCGTGCGCCGCGATACTCTCCAG CGACGGCGACATCCTCGCCGAGGAGCGTGCCGGCAACCCCGAGTCGCTGATCAAATTCGGCGGCATCAAGCCAGACGAGCTGTATCGCTTCCACCTCGAGCACCTTGGGTCGATCATTGACCGTGTAGTCGCCAACGCTG GGGTCCGCATGGCCGACGTGAAGCGCATCGCTGTGACACGTGGACCTGGCATGACCATCTGCCTGAAGGCTGGTTACGATGCCGCTGCCGAGATCTCGACGCGGTACGGAATCCCCCTTGTTGCGGAGAACCATCTTGCCGGACACTGCCTGTCGCCCTTCATCAAGGGCCACCAGTTCGGCATCTCCGCCGGAGGCGACGCACACCCCTCTCAA GAGCTCAGGTACCCTTTCCTCTCGCTGCTGCTTTCGGGAGGGCACTCACAAATCTACGTCGTGGAGGGGCCCGCCAAGTTCCACATGCTGACCGACACTATGGACACCTACGCCGGCAACGTGCTTTACAAGTGCGCCAAGGAGTTGGGGCTCCCGATCAGCAACGGCGGTGGCCCCTCGCTGGAGGAGGCTGCGAGGAAGGCTCGGGGCGACCCCATCTTCAGCATGACTGAGCCGTGCAAGGACATGGCCTTCACCAGCTTCTG TTTCTCGGGCGTACACACGCAACTCCGGGCGATGCTGGCACGGTTGAGGAAGGAGTACGGCCAGGACGTGACAACCAAAAACCCCGATGTCGTGAACCACCTGGCGTACACCTGTCAGGAGA TTGTGTTCCAGCAAGTGCTGCGCCAGCTGAACAAGGCACTGGACATTTGCGACAGCCTGTTCGGGATCGATCAGCTGGTCGTTGTCGGAGGCAAGTTACTTTTGCGCTTCAGCACACTTTGCGCAGGCGTGTCGTGCAACGAGCGGTTGCGTGAGCTCATTGCGGATCTCTTGCGCAAGCGCGCAGATTCAGCAGGGAGCCGGATCAGGGCGTTCGCCACCCGCATGTACGGCAACGTCAAGAAGGCGTGGCCGCTCAAGGACTTCGAACGCAACGACGCGGACGAGAACATACTCGTCCGCAATTTGGTCGACCGTATGCGTGGCGTTCGGGAGCTGCCGGAGCTCCTCCGTCTGCTCTGGAGCCACGACCTCTACCCCGACCTCCTGCAGCGCAGGGAGGGCATCCACCTCAGCGTCCAGCACAAAAACGCGCTGTACAGCGCGCTCATGCAGGCCTATCTGTCGTTACTGAGTGACACCGAGGCCTACCATTTGCACAGGAACCTGCTCGATAAAAGCCGGGAACGGGAGGTTGATCTCCAGCCGGACCCACGGGTTCTGGAGGAGCTCGTGAACCTCGagcggcagcagcgctCCAGCCTCATAGCCggtcgccgccacgccaaGGAAGAAAAGCGCGAGTGGCAGCTGTTCACGACATCGGGCAAGTACTGCACGGACAATGCGGTGATGGTCGCTCACAGCCTGCTGGAGAAGCACCG AGCCGGCCTAGATGGGATCCCTGGCAGCGTATTTGAGCACCGTGTGGTCGACCAGTGGGACCTTGCCTCCAGGAGGCATTGGGAGATGCTCTCCAACATCGCCCTGCTCCACTCGCTCACCCACGACTGA
- a CDS encoding 30S RIBOSOMAL PROTEIN S10, putative, whose translation MILVLALCLAVASAVRLRERCGAGLASPCIAAVPAPQSSTLCAGRYINLARGVGSQCVGGEALCFAGAPALDGLPSFCHAGAAYGGSYEPRSRCEQQGGAKYRHSGYGAAVDTAATAHKQHRHGPVTSQLWAEGSVGSYYDVLSDDPIALEEQEDVDIDDDVDVEDDVDTDEDEPDSDVDLEDVDDLAGDFTATTVDSASTPPKAGATVPGITGRFGSPGFIAGTSSIAAAAQSKLRSFFNWRSSDSSSTDDRSDASVDSQTGDGDQRIPPRRERRPYHSSKPYGEADMLDLPYVLSRNVNMSLDRWPDNCFLRIRLESYYPFLLRFSADRLIKGIREHTNLRVGNVKAMPMRRKRWCLLSSPHVDKRSKDIYEIQQHVRFLDVFPAPKPARNSGPSAEGDGTGDSAHEGDNDSGMDADTSAEDIPEDAEGDEQRYDRERQQESDAMKFKGLLMVPLPNFVSFDYWFEEVHKHVKNRSIEKTFRRRIWVSKYFRHHYEKREKAELVDKLTSPELYSQIPLRHKRHPCDYFALQLGELRKLYDFVVRRKAEDEARERYGVPGPKFYDIDEVRFVPNEDDRRCGHLPDDADVDTEVSKQMAAMEKAENANARRK comes from the coding sequence ATGATTTTAGTGCTTGCGCTTTGcctggcggtggcatccGCCGTCCGTTTGCGCGAGCGCTGCGGAGCGGGCCTCGCGAGCCCTTGTATCGCAGCCGTACCGGCGCCTCAGAGCAGCACGCTGTGTGCCGGGCGGTATATCAATTTGGCTAGAGGCGTTGGATCGCAATGTGTCGGTGGCGAAGCCCTTTGCTTCGCCGGTGCTCCGGCGCTCGATGGCCTTCCATCCTTCTGCCACGCCGGTGCAGCGTACGGCGGCTCCTACGAGCCTCGTAGCAGGTGTGAGCAGCAGGGAGGCGCAAAGTATCGCCACAGTGGCTACGGCGCGGCTGTAGACACGGCTGCCACTGCGCATAAGCAGCACAGACACGGTCCTGTGACTTCACAGTTGTGGGCAGAGGGAAGCGTTGGATCTTATTACGACGTGCTATCCGATGATCCAATAGCGTTGGAAGAGCAGGAAGACGTCGATATTGACGACGATGTGGATGTTGAGGATGACGTGGACACAGATGAGGACGAGCCTGACAGCGACGTTGATTTGGAGGATGTGGATGACCTTGCAGGAGATTTCACTGCAACTACAGTTGACAGCGCAAGTACACCACCAAAAGCAGGTGCGACTGTTCCGGGCATCACTGGCAGGTTCGGTTCACCGGGGTTTATCGCCGGCACCTCAAGCattgctgcggcggcgcagaGCAAGCTACGCAGCTTCTTCAATTGGCGTAGCTCcgactccagcagcacaGATGATAGATCTGATGCGTCTGTGGATAGCCAAACGGGAGACGGCGACCAGCGCATACCTCCACGTCGCGAACGCAGGCCGTACCACAGCAGCAAGCCCTACGGTGAGGCGGACATGTTGGACCTGCCCTACGTGCTTTCTCGCAACGTGAACATGTCGCTGGACCGCTGGCCCGACAACTGCTTCCTGCGCATTCGGCTGGAGTCGTATTACCCCTTTCTGCTGCGCTTCTCCGCCGACCGCCTGATCAAGGGCATCCGCGAACACACCAACCTGCGGGTGGGCAACGTGAAGGCGATGCCGATGCGGCGCAAGCGCTGGTGTCTGCTGTCGTCGCCGCATGTGGACAAGCGGTCGAAGGACATCTACGAgatccagcagcacgtccGTTTCCTCGACGTGTTCCCGGCGCCCAAACCCGCACGGAACTCGGGGCCCTCGGCCGAAGGGGATGGCACTGGCGATAGTGCACACGAGGGGGATAATGACAGCGGCATGGATGCAGATACTTCCGCAGAAGATATACCCGAAGACGCAGAAGGTGACGAGCAACGGTATGACAGGGAGCGTCAGCAGGAGTCAGACGCCATGAAGTTCAAGGGGCTGCTGATGGTGCCGCTGCCGAACTTCGTCAGCTTCGACTACTGGTTCGAGGAGGTGCACAAGCACGTGAAAAACCGCAGCATCGAGAAAACGTTCCGCCGGCGCATCTGGGTCTCGAAGTACTTCCGCCACCACTACGAGAAGCGGGAGAAGGCTGAGCTGGTGGACAAGCTGACCTCGCCGGAGCTGTATTCGCAGATCCCGCTGCGTCACAAGCGCCACCCGTGCGACTACttcgcgctgcagctgggcGAGCTGCGCAAGCTGTACGACTTCGTGGTCAGGCGCAAGGCGGAGGACGAGGCCCGCGAGCGCTACGGCGTGCCCGGCCCCAAGTTCTACGACATCGACGAGGTGCGGTTCGTGCCCAACGAGGATGACCGACGCTGTGGCCATCTACCTGACGATGCCGACGTGGACACTGAGGTCTCCAAACAGATGGCCGCAAtggagaaggcggagaATGCCAATGCACGTCGCAAGTAG
- a CDS encoding ABC transporter, ATP-binding domain containing protein, putative, producing MAGPGKGSKSSGSSMSESKLRIAIVSSDKCKPKKCRQECKRNCPVAKTGKQCIVADPTSKIAFISETLCIGCGICVKKCPFEAITIINLPRDLGKDTTHRFGPNTFKLHRLPVPRPGQILGLVGTNGIGKSTALKILSGKMKPNLGNFTNEPDWPEILQYFRGSELQSYFTKILEKSMKTAVKPQYVDNIPRQVSGRVGEILEAKDKLGRAEDLIVTLELSHLMNRQISELSGGELQRFAICVAVLCDCEVTMFDEPSSYLDIRQRIIAARVIRDTVQHDRYVIVVEHDLSVLDYMSDYICCLWGKPSVYGVVTSPFSVREGINIFLDGFVPTENLRFREESLCFKVAADVDMEEIERLHNYKYPEMTKKLGTFSLTVRAGDFCDSEILVMLGENGTGKTTFIKMLAGILKADNAEAEDAMPRLSISYKPQIITAKFDGTLRQLLMMKIKEAFSSPMFQTDVIKPLQVEELYDQQLKNLSGGELQRVALILVLGKPADIYLIDEPSAYLDSEQRIMASRVIKRFILHQKKTAFIVEHDFIMATYLADRVIVFEGKPGVNATAMSPEPLVVGFNRFLKSLDVTFRRDQVNFRPRINKHDSVKDKEQKTSGNYFSVE from the exons ATGGCGGGGCCAGGCAAGGGGTCGAAGAGCTCGGGGAGCTCCATGTCCGAGAGCAAACTTCGTATCGCTATTGTCTCCTCGGATAAGTGCAAGCCCAAAAAGTGCCGGCAGGAGTGCAAGCGCAACTGCCCGGTCGCTAAAACAG GGAAGCAATGCATCGTCGCCGACCCTACCAGCAAAATCGCATTCATTTCAGAGACGCTATGTATCGGTTGCGGTATCTGCGTGAAGAAGTGCCCCTTCGAGgccatcaccatcatcaacCTGCCCCGCGACCTGGGCAAGGACACCACGCACCGTTTCGGCCCCAACACGTTCAAGCTCCACAGGCTGCCGGTGCCGCGACCGGGCCAGATCCTGGGTCTGGTGGGCACCAACGGTATCGGCAAGTCGACGGCGCTGAAGATCCTGTCGGGTAAGATGAAGCCCAACCTGGGCAACTTCACGAACGAGCCCGACTGGCCGGAGATCCTGCAGTACTTCCGCGGATCAGAGCTGCAGAGCTACTTCACGAAGATCCTGGAGAAGAGCATGAAGACTGCGGTGAAGCCGCAGTACGTCGACAACATCCCCCGCCAG GTGAGCGGCCGCGTGGGCGAGATTTTGGAGGCCAAGGACAAGCTTGGCAGGGCTGAGGACCTGATAGTCACGCTGGAGCTGTCGCACCTGATGAACCGCCAGATTTCGGAGCTGTCGGGTGGCGAGCTGCAGCGCTTTGCGATCTGCGTCGCCGTGCTGTGCGACTGCGAGGTCACCATGTTCGACGAGCCCAGCAGTTACCTGGACATCCGCCAACGTATTATAGCCGCCCGTGTCATCCGCGACACGGTGCAACACGATCGCTATGTCATCGTGGTGGAGCACGATCTGTCCGTGCTGGACTACATGTCGGACTACATCTGTTGTCTGTGGGGAAAACCGTCCGTTTACGGTGTGGTGACCTCGCCGTTCAGCGTCAGAGAAGGCATTAACATCTTCCTGGACGGTTTCGTCCCCACCGAGAACCTGCGTTTCCGCGAGGAGTCGCTGTGCTTCAAGGTGGCCGCCGATGTGGACATGGAGGAGATCGAGCGCCTGCACAACTACAAGTACCCCGAGATGACTAAGAAGCTGGGCACTTTCAGCCTGACTGTGCGAGCGGGCGACTTCTGCGACTCGGAGATTCTGGTGATGTTGGGGGAGAACGGCACCGGGAAGACCACGTTCATCAAGATGCTGGCAGGGATACTGAAAGCGGACAACGCCGAGGCCGAGGACGCGATGCCGCGCCTCTCGATCAGCTACAAGCCGCAGATCATCACTGCGAAGTTCGACGGTACCCTGCGCCAGCTCCTGATGATGAAGATCAAGGAGGCGTTCAGCAGCCCGATGTTCCAGACCGACGTCATCAAGCCGCTCCAGGTTGAGGAGCTGTACGACCAGCAGCTGAAGAACCTGTCCGGAGgtgagctgcagcgcgtgGCGCTCATTCTGGTGCTGGGGAAACCAGCCGACATCTACCTGATCGACGAGCCCTCTGCGTACCTGGACTCCGAGCAGCGTATCATGGCCAGCCGCGTTATCAAGAG GTTCATCTTACACCAGAAGAAAACCGCGTTCATCGTCGAGCACGATTTCATCATGGCCACATACCTGGcagaccgtgtcatcgtgTTCGAGGGCAAGCCCGG AGTGAATGCCACCGCGATGTCGCCGGAGCCGCTGGTCGTGGGATTCAATCGATTTTTAAAGTCGCTCGATGTGACCTTCCGCCGCGACCAGGTGAACTTCCGCCCGCGCATCAACAAGCACGATTCCGTGAAGGACAAGGAGCAGAAGACCTCGGGCAACTACTTCAGCGTCGAGTAG
- a CDS encoding FAST LEU-RICH DOMAIN-CONTAINING protein, putative — protein MLRLMSLHLRRCLYSGNASLSFPGLSAGAELRCHNGASSLAIRRAAFAAVSDGSAAARGGTSKAGDDSRWMKKPDPPAESAPAGAAKTNITDGKFYFDADVENLSPEQQQQKEELIRELTRKLSGPLADENGNLPTGDDRPIAIEVDGPSHFYANSTKYTAYTKLKHRLLTRMGYKVLHVPYFEWRRLRGAKEREEYMREKLKEEPTEWIDPDDEAFYNKRMEALRRQTDGVISALEAESKASAANDA, from the coding sequence ATGCTGCGCCTTATGAGCCTACATCTGCGGCGTTGCCTGTACAGCGGCAACGCATCGCTGTCGTTTCCCGGTCTGTCTGCGGGGGCCGAGCTCCGCTGCCACAATGGAGCTTCGAGCCTGGCCATTAGGCGCGCTGCCTTCGCCGCAGTGTCGGACGGAAGCGCCGCCGCTCGCGGCGGTACCAGCAAGGCAGGGGACGATTCGCGCTGGATGAAGAAGCCCGACCCGCCCGCGGAATCCGCGCCCGCAGGCGCTGCCAAGACCAACATCACCGACGGGAAGTTCTACTTCGACGCCGACGTGGAGAACTTGAGCCCcgaacagcagcagcagaaggAGGAGCTGATCCGGGAGCTGACACGCAAGCTGAGCGGGCCGCTCGCGGACGAGAACGGCAACCTGCCGACGGGCGACGACCGCCCCATCGCGATCGAGGTGGACGGCCCGTCGCACTTCTACGCGAACAGCACCAAGTACACCGCTTACACCAAGCTGAAGCACAGGCTGCTGACACGCATGGGCTACAAGGTGCTGCACGTGCCGTACTTCGAGTGGcgccggctgcgcggcgcgaAGGAGCGCGAGGAGTACATGCGCGAGAAGCTCAAGGAGGAGCCCACCGAGTGGATCGACCCCGACGACGAGGCGTTTTACAACAAGCGGatggaggcgctgcgccggcAAACTGATGGCGTCATCAGCGCCTTGGAGGCGGAGTCCAAGGCTTCTGCAGCCAATGATGCATAA